In the genome of Pontibacter actiniarum, the window GACCGGGCAGATGAGGAGGTGTATGGCCTGGATGCGGAGTTGATCCGAAAGGAGTATGAAAAGCACAACTATAAAATCGTGCGCCGCATCGATATCCTGACACTGGACGTTTTCGGCTACTCCATCAACGATACCTCCAAGGTGCCGGACACGTTTCTTGAGAAGGCCGGCAACTCGCTACACGTGAAGACTGGCCGCGGCCTGATCCGCAACAAGCTGCTCTTTGAGAAGATGAAGCCTCTGGAGCCGCTGGCCCTGGTGGAGTCTGAGCGATTGCTGCGCCAGACCAAGTACCTGCTCGATGCCCGAATCATCGTAAACGAGGAGACCACCACCAACGATAGCGTGGATGTGTTCGTGGTCACCAAAGACATCTTCAGCCTGGGCGGCTCCGGTTCCTATTCCCCCTCCTCCGGGCGGGGGCGCGTTACGCTGCGTGAGCTCAACTTCCTGGGGCAGGGCCACCAGATAGAAGGCTCTTACAAGTTTAACATGGACCGGCCGCGGCCCTGGGAGGCAGCGGCCTACTACACCGTTGAAAACATCGGCAAAACCTACGTCTCCGCGGACCTGGCTTATGTGGATGAAAACTACTACAAGGAGAAAAGCCTTTTCCTGCGCCGTGACTTCTTCTCCCTGAACACCAAGTACGCCGGCGCGGTAGGGGCCAGCTGGATCGATGAGCGCATTTTGCTGCCCTCCACACCCGAGGACACAGCCGCCCGCTTCGGCAATGTGAGCTACACCCGGCAGGATGCCTGGCTCGGCCGCGCCCTCAAGTTCAAGAGCTATAACCTGGGTTATGACTCGCGGGGGCGGGTTATACTTGGCGCCCGGGTCATTAACACCAATTACACCACTACTCCTACAGGCAACTTTCAGGACAACACCCTGATGCTCGGCAGCGTGGGCTACAGCATCCGAAAGTACTACAAGGACAGGTTTATCTTCGGCTTTGGCCGCACGGAGGACATCCCCGTGGGCACCCTGTTTACGGTAACCGGCGGCTACCAGGACGGCAGCATCTGGGACCGCAAGTACTTTAGCACCTCCCTCTCCTTTGCCAAGTACGGCACGAACTTCGGGTATCTGTACGGCAAGGCCGGCTACGGCTCCTACATCCGGGACGACCGCTGGGAGCAGGGCGTACTCGACGTTGAGACAATGTACATCACCAAACTGTCTGAGAGGGGCAACTGGAAACTGCGCCACTACCTCCTGGGCCGCGGCACCATCGGCATCGACCGCCACCCCGAGGAGCTTCTCTCCATTAACGACGACAGCGGCGTCCGGGGCTTCCGGTCTGACCTGGTCCGGGGTACGCGCCGCATCACGTTCAACTACGAGGCGAACCTTTACACGCCGCTTTCGCTGCTCGGCTTCCGCCTGGCCACCTTTGTGTTTGCCGATGTGGCCTGGCTCTCTACCGGCAACCAGAGCTCCCCCTTCAAAGAGTCGCCTTACCGCAGCTACGGGGTTGGCTTCCGGCTCCGGAACGAGTTCCTCTCGTTCAGCACCATTCAGATTACCCTGAGCTACTACCCCAAGCTCCCCCCCAACGACAACCTGCGCGACTTCAGAATTTACGAGTCATCGGCCACCCACTACGACCTGCGCGACTTCCAGTTTAACCGCCCCGGCGTGGCAGACTTTTACTAGTTCTTCGTATCCTTTTGGGAGGTTCACCTGTTAGAGGGTAGAGATTAACCAAACGGACACAAAGACTGCTATGAAAAAAGTAAGAGAGAAAAACGAATATGAGGGGAATCCGGTAGGGCTGTCGAAAGACACGGCAACGGCCATGGCCAAAGAGCTGGACCGCCACCTGGCTTCCTTTATTGTGCTATACCACCAATACCATAAACACCACTGGCTGGTGGAGGGGCCGCAGTTCCGCGACCTGCACCTGTTTTTTGAAGAGCACTACAACGAGCTGCACGCGCAGTACGACGCCATTGCCGAGCGCCTGACGGTTATGGGCTACTGCCCTACCTGCCACCCGGCCAACCAGCTGAAGATCGCTTACCTGGAGCACGAGGAGGAGGGCGAGTTCCGCATCCGCGAGATGCTGGAAAAGGACATGGACGATGAGAAAACCATTGCCGTGGAGCTGCGCAAGTCAATCAAAAAGGCTCTGGAGCATGAGGACTTCGCGACCAAATCACTGCTGGAAGGCATTTTGCTGAAAACCGAGGACCGCTGCCACCACATCGAGCACTTCCTCGGCGAAGACGGCCTTTCGATTGGCCTGATCGCAAAGCCAAGTGACATTATGGAAGACGGAGAGGCAGAAGACGCCAAAGCCAAGGCGAAGAAGAAAGCGAAAGCGTAACACGCTCCGCCTAAGTATACCGTAGAACCCCGGTGGCCCTGGCTACCGGGGTTTTGCTTTTTCTTCGGTCCCTTCCGAGTAGATAGGGCTTACCGCCGCCGCTGCAACTGTTTTCCCAATGCTGAGCAGGCCAGCAGCGCCAGACCGGGCGGCGCAGTCTATTGCTGCTCCGGCACTGCCTGCACTGGCCCGGCCAGTTCCGAACGCACGAACACCCCTCACTCCGCTCGTGCCCCCGGCATTCCCGGTAAAACATAAGCTATTCCCTATTTATCTACTGTTACAACTTTTAAGCACGCGCTCTTTTTATTAGATTTGTAGAAGGAGTGCAGCCTCTGCACTTTACATCTCTTAACCACAAGTATAACATGGTAGATTTAGGCAATTACAACGAGCTGGAGATAGCCCGTGAGGTAGACTTTGGCGTTTACCTCACCTCAGACGACGGAGACATTCTGTTGCCGGGCAAGTATTTACCCGAAGGCGCAAAGGTAGGCGACAAACTGCGCGTTTTCGTGTACCGCGACTCCGAAGACCGCATGATCGCCACTACCCTGGAGCCCTACGCCACCATCAACGAGTTCGCCTGCCTCACCTGCACCGACGAAACGCCCTTCGGCGCCTTTCTGGACTGGGGCCTGGAAAAGGACCTGCTGGTGCCGCTCAACAACCAGAAAAACAAAATGCAGGTAGGCCGCAAGTACTGCGTGTACGTGTACCTGGACGAGAGCTCTGACCGTGTAGTAGCCACCTCCAAGCTGGGGAAATACCTGCACAACGAAGACATCAAGCTAAGTGAGGGAGACGAGGTGCAGCTATTGGTGGCCGGCCTTACCGATATCGGCATGAAGGTTATCATCAACGGCGAGTACATGGGCATCCTCTATAAAAACGAAGTGTTCCAGGACCTGCGCATCGGCGATAAAACCACAGGCTATATCAAGCTTATCCGCCCTGACAACAAGATTGACGTAACGCTGCGCAAGCCGGGCATTAACCAGAAGGAGGAGAAAGACGAAGCCGCAGACAAAATCATGCGCTCGCTGGAGCAGGGCAGCGGCTGGATGCCCCTCTCGGACAGCAGCTCGCCCGAAGACATTTACCAGACGCTGGGCATGAGCAAGAAAACGTTCAAACGCGCTATCGGCAGCCTGTATAAAGCCGGCAAGATCTCAATTGAGCCGGACAGCATCAGGCTGAAGAAGAGTTAACCGCTCCAGCCGCCGCCCCAGCCACCCCTACGACACCTTATACCGAACCATCTCACCTTAAACAAGCAGCCCCTAAGTAAGGGCTGCTACAGCGTATGCTTACTAGACTATTACCTTTTGCGCTTATACTTAGCCTGTGCGCCGGAGGCGCACAGGCTAACGGAAACGACGACACAGAAGCAGAGAAGAACAAGCGAAACAAGACCACTAAAGTGGCACGCACACGGGCCGTGCCAAAGCTGGATGGGCACCTGGAGCCTGAGGTGTGGCACCAGGTGCAGCCGGCAAAGAACTTCTACCGCTACGACCCGCTCAACGGCAAGCCCTCGTCTCAGCAGACGGAGGTGTTCATGCTTTACGACAATGATGCCGTCTACATCGGGGCCGTCCTGCACGACACCGCTCCCGACTCTGTACTGACGCAGCTGGGCCAGCGCGACTCCGGCGAAAACAACTCCGATATGTTCGGTGTGTACCTCGATACCTACAACGACAAGCAGAACGCCTTTGCCTTTCTGGTGTCGGCGGCCGGGGTGCAGACGGACATCAAGTACTCGCAGGGCCGCGAAGACTGGAACTGGGACGCCGTGTGGGAAAGCAGCGTGCGCAAGCACGATGGCGGCTGGACGGTAGAGCTGCGCATTCCCTACGGCGCGATCCGCTTCCCCAAGGCAGAGGTGCAGACGTGGGGCGTTAATTACATGCGCGTTATCCGCAGAAGCCGCGAAAAGTCTTTCTGGAGCCATGTAGATAATTCGGTGGAAGGCCTGATAAACCAGGGAGGCCGCGTTATCGGCATCGACGGAATTGAGTCGCCGGTGCGGCTGCAGTTTATGCC includes:
- a CDS encoding Dps family protein; this encodes MKKVREKNEYEGNPVGLSKDTATAMAKELDRHLASFIVLYHQYHKHHWLVEGPQFRDLHLFFEEHYNELHAQYDAIAERLTVMGYCPTCHPANQLKIAYLEHEEEGEFRIREMLEKDMDDEKTIAVELRKSIKKALEHEDFATKSLLEGILLKTEDRCHHIEHFLGEDGLSIGLIAKPSDIMEDGEAEDAKAKAKKKAKA
- a CDS encoding S1 RNA-binding domain-containing protein, producing the protein MVDLGNYNELEIAREVDFGVYLTSDDGDILLPGKYLPEGAKVGDKLRVFVYRDSEDRMIATTLEPYATINEFACLTCTDETPFGAFLDWGLEKDLLVPLNNQKNKMQVGRKYCVYVYLDESSDRVVATSKLGKYLHNEDIKLSEGDEVQLLVAGLTDIGMKVIINGEYMGILYKNEVFQDLRIGDKTTGYIKLIRPDNKIDVTLRKPGINQKEEKDEAADKIMRSLEQGSGWMPLSDSSSPEDIYQTLGMSKKTFKRAIGSLYKAGKISIEPDSIRLKKS